A region of Micromonospora chokoriensis DNA encodes the following proteins:
- a CDS encoding TetR/AcrR family transcriptional regulator: MSDVRADARRNRRQLIVATREAIASRGLDVSALDIATAAGVGVGTLYRRFGTKEALLDAVVLGLYDELCETAQACIERPDPWNGLAEFVMELAGAHRDSRGLAEVTAACERPPSPELAQRTAALQDAVIRLTERAHAAGELRPDVTWQDIMICSRAPLDTDHCLGVEAGPDGWRRVVTILLDGMRAPGRTTLDAPGPQISQA; the protein is encoded by the coding sequence ATGTCTGACGTCCGGGCGGACGCTCGCCGCAACCGACGCCAACTGATCGTTGCGACACGGGAGGCGATCGCCTCCCGAGGGCTCGACGTGTCGGCTCTGGACATCGCCACGGCTGCGGGCGTGGGAGTGGGTACGTTGTACCGGCGCTTCGGCACCAAGGAGGCACTGCTCGACGCCGTGGTCCTCGGCCTGTATGACGAGTTGTGCGAGACCGCACAAGCTTGTATCGAACGCCCGGACCCCTGGAACGGGCTGGCCGAGTTCGTCATGGAATTGGCGGGGGCGCATCGGGACAGTCGCGGCCTGGCTGAGGTCACCGCAGCGTGCGAACGGCCACCGTCACCCGAGCTGGCGCAGCGGACCGCCGCACTGCAGGACGCCGTCATCCGGCTGACCGAGCGGGCGCACGCCGCCGGCGAGCTGCGTCCCGACGTGACGTGGCAGGACATCATGATCTGCTCACGCGCGCCGTTGGACACCGACCACTGTCTCGGTGTCGAAGCAGGGCCCGACGGATGGCGTCGCGTCGTCACCATCCTGCTCGACGGCATGCGTGCCCCCGGGCGAACAACTCTTGACGCGCCCGGGCCGCAGATCAGCCAGGCATGA